The following are encoded together in the Brassica napus cultivar Da-Ae chromosome A9, Da-Ae, whole genome shotgun sequence genome:
- the LOC106367358 gene encoding actin-histidine N-methyltransferase, giving the protein MATSKLAITSLAAHIRPFTCSAASQPSRLAPHPPDLVRWIKREGGFVHHAVKLSQDTPFGIGLISTEQIPQGTDLISLPPHVPLRFESDETAPSPLLAALARRVPEELWAMKLGLRLLQERASADSFWWPYISNLPETYTVPIFFPGEDIKNLQYAPLLHQVNKRCRFLLDFEREIRHTLEDVKATDHPFSGQDVNASALGWTMSAVSTRAFRLHGDKKLRGGSSDHVPMMLPLIDMCNHSFSPNVKIIQEQDGSDSNTLVKVVAETQVKENDPLLLNYGCLSNDFFLLDYGFVVESNPYDTIELKYDEGLLDAASMAAGVASPKFSSPAPWQHQLLSQLNLAGKMPDLKVTIGGQETVEGRLLAAIRILLSSDLVEVEKHDLEELKSLSFTAPLGVANEIATFRTVIALCVIALSHFPTKIMEDEAILKQGVSDTAELSIKYRIQKKSMIIDVMKDLTRRVKLLSAQETPSAS; this is encoded by the exons ATGGCCACGTCGAAACTAGCAATAACTTCTCTGGCAGCTCACATTCGTCCCTTCACATGCTCCGCCGCGTCTCAACCCTCCCGTTTAGCTCCTCATCCGCCGGACCTCGTCCGTTGGATCAAAAGAGAAGGCGGCTTCGTTCACCACGCCGTCAAGCTATCTCAGGATACTCCATTCGGCATCGGTCTCATCTCCACCGAGCAAATCCCTCAAGGCACCGACCTTATCTCTCTCCCTCCTCACGTTCCCTTACGCTTCGAATCAGATGAAACGGCACCGTCTCCTCTCCTCGCCGCCTTAGCCCGTCGAGTTCCCG AAGAGTTGTGGGCAATGAAACTGGGATTGAGACTATTGCAAGAGAGAGCCAGTGCTGATTCTTTCTGGTGGCCTTACATTAGCAATCTCCCTGAGACTTACACCGTTCCCATATTCTTTCCCGGAGAAGACATCAAGAACTTGCAGTATGCTCCTCTTCTCCACCAG GTTAATAAAAGATGCCGTTTTCTCCTTGATTTTGAGCGAGAGATTAGACATACTCTTGAAGATGTTAAGGCTACTGATCATCCTTTTAGCGGTCAAGATGTGAATGCATCTGCACTCGGGTGGACCATGTCGGCTGTTTCGACTAGAGCGTTTCGTTTGCATGGTGATAAAAAGCTTCGAGGTGGGTCTTCTGATCATGTTCCCATGATGCTTCCTTTGATAGATATGTGCAACCACAGCTTCTCACCTAATGTCAAGATTATTCAAGAACAGGACGGTTCTGACTCAAACACCCTTGTTAAG GTCGTTGCAGAGACTCAAGTTAAAGAAAATGATCCGTTGCTACTCAATTATGGTTGCCTTAGCAACGATTTTTTCCTTTTGGACTATGGCTTTGTGGTTGAATCAAACCCGTACGACACCATTGAGCTTAAATACGATGAAGGGCTCTTGGACGCTGCAAGCATGGCGGCTGGTGTTGCTTCCCCAAAATTCTCTTCTCCAGCTCCATGGCAACATCAGTTGCTTTCCCAATTGAATCTCGCCGGGAAAATGCCAGACCTCAAG GTAACCATAGGAGGTCAAGAGACAGTAGAGGGAAGACTATTGGCAGCTATAAGAATACTACTTTCCAGTGACTTGGTGGAAGTAGAGAAGCATGACTTAGAAGAGCTCAAATCTTTATCCTTCACAGCCCCTCTTGGAGTTGCCAACGAGATTGCTACTTTCCGAACTGTAATCGCTCTTTGTGTGATTGCATTGAGCCACTTTCCGACAAAGATAATGGAAGACGAGGCTATACTGAAACAAGGTGTTTCAGACACAGCAGAACTGAGTATCAAGTACCGAATCCAGAAGAAATCAATGATCATAGATGTCATGAAAGACCTCACAAGAAGGGTTAAGTTACTATCAGCTCAGGAGACACCAAGTGCTTCGTAA
- the LOC106364680 gene encoding probable calcium-binding protein CML25, giving the protein MFNKKNQSTGSGDGGSVSRTGADSPYLQKARSGKTEIRELEAVFKKFDVNGDGKISSKELGAIMASLGNEVPEEVLEKAITEIDRKGDGYINFEEFVELNTKGMDQNDVLENLKDAFSVYDIDGNGSISAEELHEVLRSLGDECSIGECRKMIGGVDKDGDGTIDFEEFKIMMTMGSRRDNVMGGGGGGQR; this is encoded by the coding sequence ATGTTCAACAAGAAAAATCAATCCACTGGCTCGGGCGATGGCGGCTCGGTATCCCGAACCGGAGCAGACTCTCCGTACCTCCAAAAAGCACGCTCAGGTAAAACCGAGATCCGAGAACTCGAAGCTGTTTTCAAAAAATTCGACGTGAACGGAGACGGCAAGATCTCATCCAAAGAGCTCGGCGCGATCATGGCGAGCCTAGGTAACGAGGTTCCAGAGGAGGTCCTGGAGAAGGCGATCACGGAGATAGATCGGAAAGGAGACGGTTACATAAACTTCGAGGAGTTCGTTGAGCTGAACACGAAAGGGATGGATCAGAACGACGTGCTTGAGAATCTGAAGGACGCGTTCTCTGTTTACGACATCGACGGGAACGGATCGATATCGGCGGAGGAGTTGCATGAGGTTTTGAGGAGTTTGGGGGATGAGTGTTCGATCGGGGAGTGTAGGAAgatgattggtggtgtggatAAGGATGGTGATGGGACGATTGATTTCGAGGAGTTTAAGATTATGATGACGATGGGATCGAGACGTGATAATGTCatgggtggtggtggtggtggtcagAGGTAG
- the LOC106367359 gene encoding microtubule-associated protein 70-2: MSDVSGDGDVSANATEPATASYPSLTVSASFKESGGGGKSSSKRRPIRPSFDAAADNEFITQLHGSDPVKVELNRLENEVRDKDRELGEAHAEIKALRLSERQREKAVEELTEELAKLDEKLKLTESILQTKNLEIKKINEEKKASMAAQFAAEATLRRVHAAQKDDDMPPIEAILAPLEAELKLARSEIGKLQEDNRALDRLTKSKEAALLDAERTIEGALAKAAMVDDLQNKNQELMKQIEICQEENKILDKMHRQKVAEVEKLTQTVRELEEAVLAGGAAANAVRDYQRKFQEMNEERKTLDRELARAKVTANRVATVVANEWKDGNDKVMPVKQWLEERRFLQGEMQQLRDKLAITDRAAKSEAQLKEKFQLRLKVLEETLRGTSSRNTPEARSMSNGPTSRRQSLGGSDNLQKFPSNGSFSKKAPVSQMRHSLSINSTSVLKNAKGTSKSFDGGTRSLDRGKALLNGPGNYSFNKPASDDAAKETELAANGWKETSEEKPQSENPAATEDSVPGVLYDLLQKEVVSLRKASHEKDQSLKDKDDAIEMLAKKVETLTKAMEVEAKKMRREVSAMEKEVAAMRVEKDQDNRAKRFSNSKSSSNTAQILASRAAGRSGLTKSSQ; the protein is encoded by the exons ATGTCGGATGTTTCCGGCGACGGAGATGTATCGGCGAATGCAACTGAACCAGCCACAGCGTCGTATCCGTCACTGACTGTGTCGGCGTCTTTCAAGGAGAGCGGAGGCGGAGGAAAAAGCTCGTCGAAGAGGAGGCCAATTAGGCCGAGCTTCGACGCAGCGGCCGACAATGAGTTCATAACTCAGCTTCATGGCTCGGATCCAGTTAAAGTGGAGCTTAATCGACTTGAGAACGAAGTTAGAG ACAAAGATCGAGAGTTAGGGGAAGCTCACGCTGAGATCAAAGCGCTTAGGTTGTctgagagacagagagagaaagCTGTTGAAGAg CTTACGGAGGAGCTTGCTAAGCTGGATGAGAAGCTCAAGCTGACCGAATCCATTCTCCAAACTAAA AATCTAGAAATCAAGAAAATCAATGAGGAGAAGAAAGCCTCGATGGCTGCTCAGTTTGCTGCTGAAGCCACCTTAAGAAGGGTCCATGCTGCACAAAAAGATGATGACATGCCTCCAATAGAAGCCATCCTTGCTCCATTAGAAGCTGAGCTTAAGCTTGCACGCTCAGAG ATTGGGAAGCTTCAAGAAGACAACAGGGCTTTGGATCGTCTGACTAAATCAAAAGAAGCTGCCTTGCTTGATGCTGAGAGGACCATTGAAGGTGCACTGGCAAAAGCAGCCATGGTTGATGATCTTCAAAATAAGAATCAGGAGTTGATGAAACAAATAGAGATCTGTCAG gaagaaaacaaaattctaGACAAGATGCACAGGCAGAAAGTCGCTGAAGTTGAGAAGCTCACTCAGACAGTACGAGAGCTGGAAGAGGCTGTTCTTGCAGGTGGCGCTGCTGCAAATGCCGTGAGGGATTACCAGCGGAAATTCCAAGAGATGAAT GAAGAGAGGAAAACTCTAGACCGAGAGCTCGCACGTGCGAAGGTTACGGCAAACAGAGTTGCCACGGTGGTAGCAAACGAGTGGAAAGATGGTAATGATAAAGTGATGCCTGTGAAGCAATGGCTTGAAGAAAGAAGGTTCCTACAG GGAGAAATGCAACAGCTTCGCGATAAGCTTGCCATAACAGACCGAGCTGCTAAATCCGAAGCACAGTTAAAA GAAAAGTTTCAACTACGGCTTAAAGTACTTGAGGAGACACTTAGAGGAACCTCAAGCAGGAACACACCGGAGGCAAGAAGCATGAGTAACGGACCCACCTCTCGCAGACAGTCACTTGGTGGATCTGACAACTTACAGAAGTTTCCATCGAACGGTTCCTTTTCGAAGAAAGCTCCAGTTTCTCAGATGAGACACTCCTTGTCTATAAACTCAACTTCTGTGCTGAAGAATGCTAAAGGAACATCCAAGTCATTTGACGGAGGAACAAGATCTTTGGACAGGGGGAAGGCACTCTTAAACGGACCTGGGAACTATTCTTTCAACAAGCCTGCTTCTGATGATGCCGCTAAGGAGACAGAGTTAGCAGCTAATGGGTGGAAAGAAACTTCTGAGGAGAAGCCACAAAGTGAAAACCCTGCAGCAACTGAGGATAGCGTCCCAGGTGTTCTGTATGATTTGCTGCAGAAAGAAGTAGTGTCTTTGAGGAAAGCATCTCATGAAAAAGACCAAAGCCTCAAAGACAAGGATGATGCCATCGAG ATGCTGGCGAAGAAGGTGGAAACATTAACAAAGGCGATGGAGGTTGAAGCGAAGAAGATGAGAAGAGAAGTATCTGCAATGGAGAAAGAAGTTGCTGCTATGCGTGTGGAGAAAGATCAGGACAATAGAGCCAAAAGGTTCTCAAATAGCAAGAGCTCTTCCAACACTGCCCAGATTCTTGCGTCAAG AGCTGCTGGACGAAGCGGCTTAACCAAGAGTAGCCAGTGA